The Streptomyces tendae DNA segment GGTCGGGGCGGGGATGGCGGGCATCGGCTTGAGCGGGGGAATCGACTTGCCCAGGTCGACCGCGACCGGTTCCGGCACGGTCAGCCGGGTCAGCGTCACCGGGGCGGGCGGAGCCGATTCCGGCACGTCAGCCATAGACCGTTTCCTCACGGACTCGGTGGATTCCTCCATATTCGTGCCTGTGGTGGCGGTGAGGGTGGGGGTGCCGAACATCGAGGCGAGGGCAGCGTCAGCGCCGGCGGTGACGCGGTCGCGCTGCACGTCCAGCAGCCTCGATCCGAGCGTGGCGTCGCCGACCCCGACCTTGCGGGCCAGCCGCCACGACTTGCGCTCGGACCGCTTCTTGACCCGATCGCTGGGGTGGTGGGCGGCGCGGGCCCGGTGGTAGGCGAGAGCCTGCACCAGATCGGCCGTGCGGCGCTCGTTCTCCGCGTCCCGGCCGTCGGTGTGCACCACGATCCGCCGGGCCAGGAACGCCATCCCCTCGGCGGAGACGGACATGCCCATCGGGGTCAGGGCGTAGATGACCGTGCGCCCGAGGTCGGGGGCGGCCATCGCGCCCATGACGGCGGCGGCGGCCGGCAGCGCCCACAGGCCGACGCGGACGATGCGCGGGGAGGACTGGCCCAGCATGGTCAGCCCGAGCAGCACCAGGGCGAGCACGGCGGTGGCGCCCTCACCGGCGGCGAGCGCACCGAGCGCGGTGCCCTTGCCGTAGGCGTGGCCGATGTTGCTGTAGGTGCCGATCCCGCCGAACACGCCCGTGGCCAGCATCGGCACGAACGCGGCAGTGATCACGGCAATCTGTGCGCGGGTCAGAGACCGGTCCGGGGTGCTCACGCGGCACCTCCCGGCAGGCTCGCGCCGTCCGTCTGGTTGAGCTGGGCGAGACGGGCGGCGAGCGCGCGGCGGCGGGCCCGACGGATGCGCCGGTTGTCCAGCTCGGTCGGCGTGCGGTCCAGGGCGGTGATGTAGGCGTCGAGCAGGTCGACGTCCGCCAGGATGACGGGCATCTCCCGCTCGATCGCGTCCAGCTCCGCGTCCGTCGGCTCCATGAAGTCGCCGAACGCGGTAACAGCTTCCTGAACAGTGACGATGTGGCTCATGGGTCGTGGTCTCCCTAGCAGGTGAAACGGCCCGAACAGCGCCCCCGGAGCTGCAACTCCGGGGGCGCGCCGTTGTGGGATGGGGTCCGCTGTCAGTGGCGGACGATCTTGCGGATCTCGACGTTGCGGCCGTAGCCGTCGCGCAGGCGGACGATCTTGAAGCAGCCGCCGCCCACGTCGGTGATCAAGTGCTTCTCGCCCTCGTAGTCGACGACCGTGCCGACATGGTCGACGTAGATGTGCTTGGGGTTGGTGATCCGGCGCATGCCTGGCCCTCTTCGGTTGGGAAGGGTGGACGACCGGCCCGCCCGAGGTGGGCGGGGAACCGGCTCCCCTCGGCGCCGCACGTACGAGACGCGCAGCGGAGGCAACCGGCCGCAGCCGATGAGCTGCGGAGAGGCTGAGGTGCGTGGTATCTCCTTCGGGAACACGAGCTCCCGTTTCAGGCGTATGGAGACGTGACCTTTCGGTCTAAGCCCTCCCGAATGACAAGGGTCGGGTGCGCCCTCGGCCCGCTCTGTCCCGGGCCCCTGGTAGTGCAGGTCGAACAGCCACAACAACGCCCCCCGTCTTGCTTAGGGGGGGTTGCGTCATTGCGTGATAGGTACGGTAAGCAAACCTATGGGTGCGCGCAACCCCCTCTGGCGATACAGTCGGATAGCCCCCCTAGGCGATGATTGGAGAGTCGTGCACGACGACATGGAGCGAGTCGCTGGGATTGCGGAGCCCGTTGACCGGGCTAAGGCAGCAATCGACCTGATGGCGACGTATCAGGGGTGGGTGCTTGAGCTGTCTCGCATCCGCCGCGAGGCCATCGAAGAAGCGCAGGCGTCCGGCATGACTCAAGCGGAGATCGCTACTCGTTTGGGTGTGAGCCGTGGGCGTGTCGGCCAGCTGGCATCCGCCGGCCCGCCCCCGGAGCGAGCGTTCTTCGGCACCGACCTCGTGACCGTCTCCCTCGGAGGCAAGTACGAGGCCGGGAAGGGGCCTGAGCAGAACCCGGGCGAGGTAGTGGCCAGGGAGGACCTCGACAACTTCGAGCACCTGCGGAAGCTGCTGAGCGGCATGAAGCTGGACGCGCAGTACGAGGTGATTCCGCCGTCCGGCATCGTCAACCTGAACCGTGACAACCATGTGGTTGTGTGCGGTCCCCGCCTGTCGCCCATCGTGGCTCAGGTGCTGGAGGGGGATGACTACCTACGGTTTGAGAAGGATCACGCCTGGCACCTGGTTGACCAGAAGACCGGGCAGCGGTACCGGTCGCCGATGGACGAGGACGGAACCCATGGTGACTTCGGCTATCTCGGTCGCCTTCCGCGGCTCGATGGTCGCGGCACCTTCCTCTACGTGGCCGGCATCCATGCCATCGGTGCGAACGGAGTCGTCCACTACCTGGACAACAACCTTGCTGAGCTGTACCGAGAGGTCCGCACGAAGCGCTTCTCCACGCTGATCTCGTGCCGCTACAACCCCGACACCCTGGAAGTGCTGGAGAGCCGCAGGGTGACTCCTCTGTACCGACACGAGGGCTGATCATGCAAGTTGCCATTGAAACCCAACCCGGTGGTTCCGCACCCAACGAAGACTGGGTGGCTGGCACGCCGACACTCGCTGTTGTGCTGGATGGACTCAGTACGGCAGGCCTGGACACGGGGTGTCGCCATGGTGTGCCGTGGTACGTGTCCCACCTCGGC contains these protein-coding regions:
- a CDS encoding DUF6284 family protein encodes the protein MSHIVTVQEAVTAFGDFMEPTDAELDAIEREMPVILADVDLLDAYITALDRTPTELDNRRIRRARRRALAARLAQLNQTDGASLPGGAA
- a CDS encoding conjugal transfer protein, with protein sequence MLATGVFGGIGTYSNIGHAYGKGTALGALAAGEGATAVLALVLLGLTMLGQSSPRIVRVGLWALPAAAAVMGAMAAPDLGRTVIYALTPMGMSVSAEGMAFLARRIVVHTDGRDAENERRTADLVQALAYHRARAAHHPSDRVKKRSERKSWRLARKVGVGDATLGSRLLDVQRDRVTAGADAALASMFGTPTLTATTGTNMEESTESVRKRSMADVPESAPPAPVTLTRLTVPEPVAVDLGKSIPPLKPMPAIPAPTDPAPAARRPVAAESSRPRRATGRLPEVARSPRPKRTWEQLLAEARAATADWPDAKVSAEGIRRTIHTSPANARKLRDTLLAERAVVEAA
- a CDS encoding sigma factor-like helix-turn-helix DNA-binding protein, with amino-acid sequence MHDDMERVAGIAEPVDRAKAAIDLMATYQGWVLELSRIRREAIEEAQASGMTQAEIATRLGVSRGRVGQLASAGPPPERAFFGTDLVTVSLGGKYEAGKGPEQNPGEVVAREDLDNFEHLRKLLSGMKLDAQYEVIPPSGIVNLNRDNHVVVCGPRLSPIVAQVLEGDDYLRFEKDHAWHLVDQKTGQRYRSPMDEDGTHGDFGYLGRLPRLDGRGTFLYVAGIHAIGANGVVHYLDNNLAELYREVRTKRFSTLISCRYNPDTLEVLESRRVTPLYRHEG